From Aurantimicrobium sp. INA4, one genomic window encodes:
- a CDS encoding biotin transporter BioY, with product MSNITLAASRPVLADRLGARSIATDIAFIAAGAALTAGAAQIVIPMWPVPITGQTFAVLFVGATLGSLRGALSMLLYIGLGVAGLPVFAEGGAGLAKVLGPTGGYMIGFVLAAALVGWLAQREWDRKVLGTIGAFLAGTVVIYAVGLPWLSVALGQLGYPNDLSATLQAGLYPFIPGDILKALIAGGLLPFAWKLVNRTK from the coding sequence ATGTCGAACATCACTCTTGCTGCCTCACGCCCTGTTCTCGCTGACCGCCTTGGTGCGCGCAGCATCGCTACTGACATCGCTTTCATTGCTGCAGGTGCCGCACTGACCGCTGGTGCTGCACAGATTGTCATCCCAATGTGGCCTGTTCCCATCACCGGACAGACTTTTGCTGTGCTGTTCGTCGGCGCAACCCTCGGCTCATTACGTGGCGCACTTTCCATGCTTCTCTACATCGGCCTCGGTGTTGCAGGTCTTCCCGTCTTCGCAGAGGGAGGCGCAGGACTGGCTAAGGTTCTTGGCCCCACTGGCGGTTACATGATCGGCTTCGTGCTTGCTGCTGCCCTCGTTGGTTGGTTGGCACAGCGCGAATGGGACCGTAAGGTTCTTGGCACCATCGGTGCATTCCTAGCAGGAACTGTTGTGATCTACGCAGTTGGTCTCCCCTGGCTTTCAGTTGCCCTCGGTCAGCTGGGATACCCCAACGACCTTTCCGCCACATTGCAGGCAGGTCTCTACCCCTTCATTCCTGGAGACATCCTCAAGGCTCTGATCGCTGGTGGACTTCTGCCGTTCGCGTGGAAGCTCGTCAACCGCACCAAATAA
- a CDS encoding cystathionine gamma-synthase: MAQGFNTRSIHVGQTSDPTTGAVVPPIYLSSTFEQDVPGTPLNGFEYSRCDNPTRTALQHNLASLEGGLLAYSFASGMAAEDAFFRAILKPGDHIVLGNDAYGGSYRAIAQVYGPLGIGHSTIDFADLAKVEELIASTKPKVVRIETPTNPLMSIVDIEAVATISHRHDALVLVDNTFATPALQRPFELGADVVLHSTTKYLGGHSDVVGGAIVLKDADLAEKVAQIQNWMGAISSPFDAYLTMRGIKTLGIRMERHSENALALAQRFEGHSAVERILYPGLSSHPGHEIAARQMSAFGGMMSIQLAGGETAATTLLTRTKLFTLAPSLGGVESLIEHPGLMTHHSVEGTALEVPANLVRISVGIEDMDDLIEDLAQALDSLL, encoded by the coding sequence ATGGCACAGGGTTTTAACACCAGATCGATTCACGTTGGACAAACTTCAGATCCCACCACAGGCGCAGTTGTTCCTCCGATTTATCTGTCTTCAACCTTCGAACAGGACGTTCCTGGTACTCCACTGAACGGCTTCGAGTATTCACGTTGTGATAACCCCACGCGCACAGCGCTACAGCACAATCTTGCCTCGCTGGAAGGCGGCTTGCTTGCCTATTCTTTTGCCAGTGGAATGGCGGCAGAAGATGCCTTCTTCAGGGCAATTCTTAAGCCTGGTGATCACATTGTCCTAGGCAATGATGCCTATGGTGGTTCCTATCGTGCGATAGCGCAAGTGTATGGACCTCTCGGCATTGGTCATTCAACTATCGATTTTGCTGACCTTGCCAAGGTTGAAGAGCTCATTGCCTCCACGAAACCCAAGGTTGTGCGCATTGAGACGCCCACTAACCCACTGATGAGCATTGTTGATATTGAGGCTGTTGCCACAATTTCACATCGTCATGATGCACTAGTACTTGTCGATAACACATTTGCTACTCCAGCTCTGCAGCGTCCATTTGAACTCGGTGCAGATGTCGTGTTGCATTCGACCACCAAGTATCTCGGCGGTCACAGCGATGTTGTCGGTGGCGCCATCGTTCTCAAAGATGCTGATCTTGCTGAGAAAGTAGCCCAGATTCAGAACTGGATGGGAGCTATCTCCTCACCTTTTGATGCCTATCTGACAATGCGTGGTATCAAAACCCTCGGTATTCGCATGGAGCGCCACTCAGAGAATGCACTCGCCTTGGCTCAACGATTTGAAGGCCATTCAGCGGTTGAACGCATTCTCTATCCAGGTTTGTCCTCTCACCCAGGGCACGAGATAGCAGCTCGGCAAATGTCTGCATTTGGCGGCATGATGTCAATCCAGCTTGCCGGGGGCGAAACAGCTGCCACAACACTGCTTACTAGGACCAAACTCTTCACACTTGCTCCCTCACTCGGAGGAGTGGAATCACTTATTGAACACCCTGGGCTGATGACACATCATTCCGTTGAAGGAACTGCACTCGAGGTTCCAGCGAACCTGGTTCGCATCAGTGTTGGCATCGAAGACATGGATGATCTCATCGAAGACCTTGCGCAAGCATTAGATTCTCTGCTGTAA
- a CDS encoding metal-sulfur cluster assembly factor, whose protein sequence is MSSELSDERYNQCIDALKEVMDPELGINIVDLGLIYDLKWDDENDALIIHMTLTSAGCPLTDVIEEQTAEALDGVVEAFRINWVWMPPWGPEKITDDGRDMMRALGFSI, encoded by the coding sequence ATGTCCTCTGAACTCTCCGACGAGCGCTATAACCAATGCATTGATGCGCTCAAAGAGGTCATGGACCCTGAGCTGGGTATCAACATCGTTGATCTGGGATTGATTTATGACCTCAAGTGGGATGACGAAAACGATGCACTAATCATCCACATGACTCTCACCAGTGCAGGATGCCCGCTCACAGATGTCATTGAAGAGCAAACGGCTGAAGCACTCGATGGTGTTGTTGAGGCGTTTCGCATCAACTGGGTGTGGATGCCACCATGGGGTCCAGAGAAAATTACTGATGATGGCCGTGACATGATGCGCGCATTGGGTTTCTCCATTTAG
- the sufC gene encoding Fe-S cluster assembly ATPase SufC, translating into MSTLKITDLHVSVETEQGTKQILRGVNLEINSGETHAIMGPNGSGKSTLAYTIAGHPKYTVDSGSITLDGEDVLEMSVDERAKAGLFLAMQYPVEIPGVTVTNFLRTAKTAIDGETPALRTWIKDVREAMANLRMDASFSERNVNEGFSGGEKKRHEILQLELLKPKFAVLDETDSGLDVDALKIVSEGVNRAKENNNLGVLLITHYTRILRYIKPQFVHVFVNGKVAEEGGPELAERLENEGYDRYLEIA; encoded by the coding sequence ATGTCAACTCTGAAGATCACCGACCTTCACGTCAGTGTGGAGACCGAACAGGGCACCAAGCAGATTCTGCGCGGCGTCAACTTAGAGATCAACTCCGGTGAAACACACGCCATCATGGGTCCTAATGGTTCGGGTAAATCGACTCTTGCCTACACAATTGCTGGACACCCTAAGTACACCGTGGACAGTGGATCAATCACCCTCGACGGGGAAGACGTTCTTGAGATGAGCGTTGATGAGCGTGCCAAGGCAGGTCTCTTCCTGGCGATGCAGTACCCCGTCGAGATTCCAGGCGTCACTGTCACCAACTTCCTACGCACGGCGAAAACCGCCATTGATGGTGAAACACCTGCTCTGCGCACCTGGATCAAAGATGTGCGTGAAGCAATGGCAAACCTTCGTATGGATGCAAGTTTCTCTGAGCGCAACGTCAATGAAGGATTCTCTGGTGGAGAAAAGAAGCGCCACGAAATTCTTCAGCTCGAACTTCTCAAGCCAAAGTTTGCTGTGTTAGATGAGACAGACTCAGGTCTTGACGTTGACGCATTGAAGATTGTTTCTGAAGGCGTCAACCGTGCCAAGGAAAACAACAACCTCGGTGTGTTGCTCATTACGCACTACACCCGCATTCTTCGCTACATCAAGCCACAGTTTGTCCACGTTTTTGTCAACGGTAAGGTTGCCGAAGAAGGTGGCCCTGAGCTGGCAGAACGCCTCGAGAACGAGGGCTACGACCGCTACCTCGAGATTGCGTAA
- a CDS encoding non-heme iron oxygenase ferredoxin subunit, translating to MAAEKVCAVSELVQDQAKRVIAGGIPIALVLDSAGNIHAIGDTCTHGDISLAEGFVEDNTLECWAHGSKFELTTGKPLTLPAYEPVPVFVVEVIDGEVFIDPTVTKEI from the coding sequence ATGGCTGCTGAAAAAGTTTGTGCCGTATCTGAGCTTGTTCAAGATCAGGCAAAGCGCGTAATCGCCGGGGGAATCCCTATTGCTCTGGTCTTGGATTCAGCTGGAAATATTCACGCAATTGGTGATACCTGCACTCACGGAGACATTTCCTTAGCTGAAGGCTTCGTCGAGGACAACACGTTGGAATGTTGGGCTCACGGCTCCAAGTTTGAGCTCACCACCGGCAAGCCTCTGACCTTGCCTGCCTACGAACCTGTCCCAGTTTTTGTCGTTGAAGTAATTGACGGCGAAGTATTTATTGACCCCACCGTTACGAAAGAGATCTAA
- the sufD gene encoding Fe-S cluster assembly protein SufD, with protein sequence MTIPVQIRSARPKSTNPEDFESVTGRELDWKFSPVAKLQELISGLLDGSRFPYSAPEVAGIEVSWISSSDARVGVAGMPEDKASANAWKAAEEVLLISASSEEHSEITITRDGLGTTPRAAHILITTAPHAQATVILQNSGDARLVENLEVVLGAGSRLNLVSVQEWNDDALHLGSHFASIGKDAELKHTLVSLSGDVIRVNPSAILADAGSSVVLNGVYFADAGQHIEQQVYVNHDAPQSKSRVNYKGALQGKGARTVWIGDVLIGNKAVGTDSYEQNRNLVLTEGTRADSIPNLEIETGDIAGAGHASATGRFDDEQLFYLQARGISEADARRLVVRGFLNEIVQQLEVPALEERIEEYLNNKLEAGV encoded by the coding sequence ATGACCATCCCTGTACAAATCCGTTCCGCGCGCCCAAAATCGACTAACCCAGAAGATTTTGAGTCTGTTACAGGTCGTGAACTGGATTGGAAATTCTCTCCCGTAGCTAAGCTGCAGGAGCTTATTTCTGGCCTACTCGACGGTTCACGTTTTCCCTACAGTGCTCCAGAGGTTGCTGGTATTGAGGTCTCCTGGATTTCTTCCAGCGATGCTCGTGTAGGCGTTGCAGGCATGCCCGAGGACAAGGCTTCTGCTAACGCCTGGAAGGCTGCCGAAGAAGTTCTCCTCATCTCAGCCTCCTCAGAAGAGCACAGTGAAATCACCATTACGCGTGATGGCCTGGGAACAACACCTCGTGCAGCCCACATTCTGATCACTACAGCTCCTCATGCACAGGCAACCGTCATCCTGCAAAACTCAGGTGATGCTCGTCTAGTTGAAAACCTGGAAGTAGTGCTCGGTGCTGGTTCTCGTCTGAACCTCGTCTCCGTTCAAGAGTGGAACGATGACGCCCTGCACTTGGGTAGCCACTTCGCCTCCATTGGCAAAGATGCAGAGCTCAAGCACACACTTGTCTCCCTCAGCGGTGATGTCATTCGAGTCAATCCTTCCGCGATCTTGGCAGATGCTGGCTCTTCCGTTGTTCTCAACGGTGTTTACTTCGCTGACGCAGGGCAGCACATTGAGCAGCAGGTGTATGTCAACCATGATGCGCCTCAGTCAAAGAGCCGTGTCAATTACAAGGGTGCGCTCCAAGGTAAGGGTGCTCGCACCGTGTGGATTGGTGACGTGCTCATTGGTAACAAGGCTGTAGGAACTGACTCATACGAGCAAAACCGCAACTTGGTTCTGACCGAAGGAACCCGTGCGGATTCGATCCCTAACCTCGAAATCGAAACCGGCGACATTGCTGGCGCCGGTCACGCTTCTGCTACTGGACGTTTCGATGACGAACAGCTGTTCTATCTCCAGGCTCGTGGAATCAGCGAAGCTGATGCCCGCCGTCTGGTCGTTCGTGGATTTTTGAACGAAATTGTTCAACAGCTCGAGGTCCCTGCTTTGGAAGAACGCATTGAGGAATACCTCAACAACAAGCTGGAGGCTGGTGTTTAG